In Sorghum bicolor cultivar BTx623 chromosome 10, Sorghum_bicolor_NCBIv3, whole genome shotgun sequence, one genomic interval encodes:
- the LOC8066990 gene encoding uncharacterized protein LOC8066990 → MDASSNQTTMILCPPSIDRYIKNLTSSYTEKSNEASMVSASVIMFVLAGLFFNLNLFSGISDVSATLDPKVRLFLSSALSLLLPVMSYLFSEAKNAATATAAGATSFSSSAAELSMGAGLILAWMLLVELLRKKVDEIRMRGFSGSIQRAGRVVWLGSLVFFNIRSTGRKALFAILWILCATRVVQRIAYTEIGKNSYAHGKNARLINSYMAKKLQEEAGDEENQAAAHGARHDDDDDVEQAPGPGQVKNGRDLLKSCSYIVMGEEKLVRQPTADGYELDLTSLGNGDSSGGVITVGKVWELNENDDIFASQVEVQRLKRLCLSFALFKLLRRKFERLPAVTDKEAEDCRSLIFRGLLHSHSSNAHAGGSSAAAAAAEEVFQVMNDEVVFLSEYYHSVVPVVLASPFFLFVNYFLVLAVVAALCVMTVILCGNGDAVYAFTSIGDDNYTFRSGIGRIAICLILKASKNSPEAFFSIVDLSITLLLFVIYFYEEIWEFFVFLLSNWFMVSLVCSYMAKPHWRDSPWIRYAFHRIIWLRSKLNHGSLSFRQFSVLHHRWPLGLPFFSTLSLVLRTELVPNNLKQSIVERLMDGHCTGGRSPAPAYLTPLTNGKAALQSNFLFDKLSWACRSDSVSEVFLTWHIATCILETQRRGGEGAAAAASRRAAVRLSKYCAYLVAFHPELLPDSPDKTERVVDDMKAELGSIFWCWEYYLLSERARAKKMMDAAAAAAAEEQVNNGVVRNGAKLGRLLIGVADAWKVLADVWTELIVFVAPSSDEERVKGHQDVLVQGGEFITVLWALTTHIGVSHSANNKLPVKTLEDLMGESMRNAPHIAPEISNME, encoded by the coding sequence ATGGATGCCAGTAGTAACCAGACGACGATGATCTTGTGCCCGCCATCCATCGACAGGTACATCAAGAACCTCACGTCGTCCTACACGGAGAAGAGCAACGAGGCGAGCATGGTGTCGGCCTCCGTCATCATGTTCGTGCTCGCCGGCCTCTTCTTCAACCTCAACCTCTTCAGCGGCATCTCCGACGTGAGCGCCACGCTGGACCCGAAAGTCCGCCTCTTCCTCTCCTCGGCGCTCTCCCTCCTGCTCCCCGTCATGTCCTACCTCTTCTCCGAGGCCAAgaacgccgccaccgccaccgccgccggcgccacCAGCTTCTCGTCCTCGGCGGCCGAGCTGTCCATGGGAGCCGGGCTCATCCTCGCGTGGATGCTCCTGGTCGAGCTCCTCCGCAAAAAGGTGGACGAGATCCGCATGCGCGGCTTCTCCGGCTCCATCCAGCGCGCCGGCCGCGTCGTCTGGCTGGGAAGTCTCGTCTTCTTCAACATCAGGAGCACCGGCCGGAAGGCGCTGTTCGCCATCCTCTGGATCCTCTGTGCTACTAGGGTCGTGCAGAGGATCGCCTACACTGAGATCGGCAAGAACTCGTACGCCCATGGCAAGAACGCCCGCCTCATCAACTCGTACATGGCCAAGAAGCTGCAAGAAGAAGCTGGTGATGAGGAGAATCAGGCTGCCGCCCATGGTGCTCgccatgacgacgacgacgacgtcgagcAAGCTCCCGGTCCCGGCCAGGTCAAAAATGGACGCGATCTACTGAAGAGCTGCAGCTACATTGTGATGGGAGAAGAGAAGCTAGTGCGGCAGCCAACCGCAGATGGCTACGAGCTCGACCTGACCTCCCTTGGCAATGGCGACAGTAGTGGcggcgtcatcactgtcggtAAAGTCTGGGAGCTCAACGAGAACGACGACATCTTCGCCTCCCAAGTCGAGGTTCAACGACTGAAGAGGCTCTGCCTCTCGTTCGCTCTCTTCAAGCTGCTGCGCCGGAAGTTCGAGCGGCTGCCGGCGGTGACCGACAAAGAAGCAGAGGACTGCCGGAGCCTCATCTTTAGAGGCCTGCTGCACAGCCATAGCAGCAACGCCCACGCCGGTGGTAGCAgcgccgcggcggccgcggcagAGGAGGTGTTCCAGGTGATGAACGACGAGGTTGTCTTCCTCAGCGAGTACTACCACTCCGTCGTGCCCGTCGTGCTCGCGAGCCCATTCTTCCTCTTCGTGAACTACTTCCTCGTCCTCGCCGTGGTGGCCGCGCTGTGCGTCATGACGGTCATCCTCTGCGGCAACGGGGACGCCGTGTACGCGTTCACGAGCATCGGCGACGACAACTACACCTTCCGCTCCGGCATCGGCAGGATCGCCATCTGCCTCATCCTCAAGGCCAGCAAGAACTCGCCGGAGGCCTTCTTCTCCATCGTGGACCTCTCCATCACGCTGCTCCTGTTCGTCATCTACTTCTACGAGGAGATCTGGGAGTTCttcgtcttcctcctctccaACTGGTTCATGGTGTCACTGGTCTGCAGCTACATGGCGAAACCCCACTGGCGTGACAGCCCATGGATCCGGTACGCCTTCCACCGGATCATCTGGCTGAGGAGCAAGCTCAACCATGGCAGCCTAAGCTTCCGGCAGTTCTCCGTGCTCCACCATCGCTGGCCACTCGGACTGCCGTTCTTCTCCACACTCTCCTTGGTGCTCAGAACAGAGCTGGTGCCCAACAACCTGAAGCAATCCATCGTAGAACGCCTCATGGATGGCCATTGCACCGGTGGTCGTAGTCCTGCTCCTGCGTATCTTACTCCTCTCACGAACGGCAAGGCCGCTCTGCAGAGCAACTTCCTCTTCGACAAGCTGTCATGGGCGTGCCGGAGCGACAGCGTCTCCGAGGTCTTCCTGACATGGCACATCGCCACCTGCATCCTGGAGACGCAGCGGCGGGGAGGCgaaggggcggcggcggcggcgtcgcggaGAGCGGCGGTGAGGCTGTCCAAGTACTGCGCGTACCTGGTGGCCTTCCACCCGGAGCTTCTGCCGGATAGTCCGGATAAGACGGAGCGCGTCGTCGACGACATGAAGGCGGAGCTGGGCAGCATCTTCTGGTGCTGGGAGTACTACCTGCTGTCCGAGCGCGCACGAGCGAAGAAGATGAtggatgcggcggcggcggcggcggcggaggaacaGGTGAATAACGGGGTTGTGAGAAATGGTGCAAAGCTGGGGAGGTTGCTGATCGGAGTAGCTGACGCATGGAAGGTGCTGGCGGATGTGTGGACGGAGCTCATCGTCTTCGTGGCGCCGTCGAGCGACGAGGAGCGCGTCAAGGGGCACCAGGACGTGCTGGTGCAAGGAGGCGAGTTCATCACCGTGCTCTGGGCGCTGACCACGCACATCGGCGTGTCTCACAGTGCCAACAACAAGTTACCGGTGAAAACTTTGGAAGACCTGATGGGTGAATCCATGCGTAATGCACCCCACATTGCCCCGGAGATAAGCAACATGGAGTAG